From Deltaproteobacteria bacterium, a single genomic window includes:
- a CDS encoding mandelate racemase/muconate lactonizing enzyme family protein, which translates to MKIKSIKSQVVRLPLDEPLADGPAYNRTHNMFVTVELETSDGIEGLGAAFFGGALSKTLKHAIDELGALIIDDDPLCIEALTQKLRNAGASAGPGGILTLAISAIDMALWDIKGKFLRQSLATMLGGLRERVPAYASGALVRAYPLDQLLKSCRTLAERGFKQMKTQMALPGETSPAKEAERARLTREAVGPDVDLMCDINQRWSVNQAIDIGRRVEDVHFFWLEDVTVHDDYSGLARVADALATPLASGECLYGITPFRHMIEAHSADIIMIDLIRVGGISNWMKVAAMAEAFNLSVVSHLLPEIHVHLISAIPNGLTVEYMPWSFRLWQEVPAPVRGELVVPTKPGLGLEFNRELHRYVVS; encoded by the coding sequence ATGAAAATCAAATCGATCAAGTCGCAAGTCGTCCGCTTGCCCCTCGACGAACCCTTGGCCGATGGGCCGGCCTACAATCGTACCCATAACATGTTCGTGACCGTCGAGCTGGAAACCAGCGACGGCATCGAAGGCCTCGGCGCCGCGTTCTTCGGCGGCGCGCTCAGCAAGACGCTCAAGCATGCCATCGATGAGTTGGGCGCGCTTATCATCGATGACGATCCGCTTTGCATCGAAGCGCTGACGCAGAAATTGCGCAACGCCGGCGCCAGCGCCGGTCCGGGAGGGATTCTCACCCTGGCGATTTCGGCTATCGACATGGCGCTATGGGATATCAAAGGAAAGTTTCTCCGCCAGTCATTGGCGACCATGCTCGGCGGTTTGCGCGAGCGCGTGCCGGCCTATGCGAGCGGCGCGCTGGTGCGCGCCTATCCACTCGACCAGTTGTTGAAGAGTTGCCGAACTCTCGCCGAGCGCGGTTTCAAGCAGATGAAAACTCAGATGGCTTTGCCAGGGGAGACGAGCCCGGCGAAGGAAGCCGAGCGCGCCCGCCTGACGCGCGAAGCGGTGGGTCCCGATGTCGATCTGATGTGCGATATCAATCAGCGCTGGTCGGTCAATCAAGCCATCGATATCGGCCGGCGCGTCGAAGATGTGCATTTTTTCTGGCTCGAAGACGTGACGGTGCATGACGACTATTCCGGCTTGGCCCGTGTCGCCGATGCGTTGGCGACGCCGCTGGCGAGCGGCGAATGTTTGTACGGCATCACGCCGTTTCGCCACATGATCGAAGCCCACTCGGCGGACATCATCATGATCGATCTGATCCGCGTCGGCGGTATCTCCAACTGGATGAAGGTCGCGGCCATGGCCGAAGCGTTCAATTTATCGGTGGTGAGTCATCTGTTGCCCGAGATTCACGTGCACTTGATCTCGGCGATTCCCAACGGCTTGACCGTCGAATACATGCCGTGGTCGTTTCGTTTGTGGCAAGAAGTCCCAGCGCCGGTGAGGGGTGAACTCGTTGTGCCGACCAAGCCGGGGC